In Malus sylvestris chromosome 15, drMalSylv7.2, whole genome shotgun sequence, a single genomic region encodes these proteins:
- the LOC126603930 gene encoding lysine-specific histone demethylase 1 homolog 1-like: protein METTDKPPNPSENPPNDVVFDDSSPETDLTPSSSTPHENHSSENPSAPPQTILEAPVSDSQDDSSEPIPESEDTLLDQRHLQNPIEPGPAEPGLPAKRRRRRKKFFTELNGSPSLAKNRRTDLNKDVDVEALIAISVGFPVDSLTEEEIEANVVPTIGGVEQANYIVVRNHILSRWRSNVSFWLTRELALESIRSEHKGLVDSAYEFLVEHGYINFGLAPAVKEAKLRSFVEAERGNVVIVGAGLAGLVAARQLVFLGFKVAVLEGRSRPGGRVKTRKMVAEREGVEAAADLGGSVLTGINGNPLGVLARQLGLPLHKVRDICPLYLPDGKAVNSEMDSSIEASFNKLLDRVCKLRHAMIEEVKSVDVSLGTALEAFQRVYSVAQDPQERMLLDWHLANLEYANASLMSNLSMAYWDQDDPYEMGGDHCFIPGGNETFVRSLAEGLPIFYERTVQSIRYGSDGVLVYANGQEFCGDMVLCTVPLGVLKKGSIEFVPELPQRKKDAIHGLGFGLLNKVAILFPYNFWGGDIDTFGHLTEDSTMRGEFFLFYSYSSVSGGPLLVALVAGDAAIKFELMSPVESVNRVLDILRGIFNPKGIAVPEPIQAVCTRWGKDDFAYGSYSYVAVGSSGDDYDILAESIGDGRVFFAGEATNKQYPATMHGAFLSGMREAANILRVAKRRPIIPSEKSSNVGDEMDDLNNLFDTPDLRCGSFSVLFDPRSNECDSANSLLRVTFGVGNMDMGSCLSLCLYGLISRNQAKKLSEVEGDGNRMRMINVEFGVRLGGRKGLSGAGESLISYIRAAKSKPNVDGGVKV from the coding sequence ATGGAAACAACGGACAAACCCCCAAACCCCTCCGAGAATCCCCCTAATGACGTCGTCTTCGACGACTCGTCGCCGGAAACCGACCTCACTCCCTCAAGCTCAACCCCTCACGAAAATCACTCGTCGGAAAACCCATCGGCACCTCCCCAAACGATACTCGAAGCCCCCGTTTCGGACTCTCAAGATGACTCCTCCGAGCCCATTCCCGAAAGCGAAGACACCCTTCTCGATCAACGGCACCTCCAAAACCCTATCGAACCGGGCCCAGCTGAACCCGGTCTGCCAGCCAAGAGACGCCGTCGCAGGAAGAAGTTCTTCACGGAGCTCAATGGCTCTCCGTCGTTGGCCAAGAACCGCCGCACCGACCTCAACAAAGACGTCGACGTCGAAGCCCTAATCGCAATATCAGTGGGGTTTCCGGTCGACTCGCTCACGGAGGAGGAAATCGAGGCCAACGTGGTACCCACCATCGGCGGCGTTGAGCAAGCCAACTATATCGTCGTGAGGAACCACATTCTGTCTCGCTGGAGGTCAAATGTGTCTTTCTGGTTGACCCGGGAGCTGGCGCTGGAGTCGATTCGCTCGGAGCACAAAGGCCTGGTAGACTCAGCTTATGAGTTTCTGGTGGAGCACGGCTACATCAACTTCGGGCTAGCACCGGCGGTGAAAGAAGCAAAATTGAGATCCTTTGTCGAGGCCGAGAGGGGCAATGTGGTCATTGTGGGGGCTGGCTTGGCGGGTTTGGTGGCTGCGAGACAATTGGTGTTTTTGGGCTTCAAAGTTGCGGTCTTGGAAGGTAGGAGCAGGCCTGGTGGTCGCGTGAAGACGAGGAAGATGGTAGCCGAGCGTGAGGGAGTGGAGGCTGCGGCGGATCTCGGCGGAAGTGTCCTCACTGGAATCAATGGCAACCCGCTTGGAGTTTTAGCTCGGCAACTGGGTCTGCCTCTTCATAAGGTGAGGGATATTTGCCCGCTTTATTTACCAGATGGGAAAGCTGTGAATTCTGAGATGGATTCTAGTATAGAGGCTTCTTTTAATAAGTTGTTAGATAGAGTTTGTAAGCTTAGGCACGCAATGATAGAGGAAGTTAAGTCCGTAGATGTTTCGTTAGGGACTGCATTGGAAGCTTTTCAACGCGTTTATAGTGTTGCCCAAGACCCACAGGAGAGGATGCTCTTGGACTGGCATCTTGCTAATTTGGAATATGCAAATGCTTCCTTGATGTCCAATTTGTCCATGGCCTATTGGGATCAGGATGATCCCTATGAGATGGGAGGTGACCATTGTTTTATCCCGGGAGGCAATGAGACTTTTGTGCGGTCCCTTGCAGAGGGCCTTCCAATCTTCTATGAAAGGACTGTGCAAAGTATTCGGTATGGTTCTGATGGGGTTTTGGTTTATGCAAACGGGCAGGAGTTTTGTGGGGACATGGTTCTTTGCACTGTCCCGTTAGGTGTGCTTAAGAAGGGTTCCATTGAATTTGTCCCTGAGCTTCCACAAAGGAAGAAGGATGCAATTCATGGTTTAGGATTTGGATTACTGAATAAGGTTGCCATATTGTTCCCTTATAACTTCTGGGGTGGAGATATTGATACTTTTGGGCACTTGACTGAGGATTCGACTATGAGAGGCGAGTTCTTTCTGTTTTATAGCTACTCTTCTGTATCAGGAGGGCCTCTTCTAGTTGCTCTTGTGGCTGGAGATGCTGCAATTAAGTTTGAATTGATGTCTCCTGTTGAGTCTGTGAATAGGGTGTTGGACATATTAAGGGGTATTTTCAACCCGAAGGGGATTGCTGTTCCGGAACCTATTCAGGCAGTGTGCACTCGGTGGGGGAAGGATGACTTTGCATACGGATCTTATTCATATGTTGCAGTAGGGTCTTCAGGAGATGATTATGATATTCTGGCAGAGAGTATTGGGGATGGGAGAGTGTTCTTTGCTGGAGAGGCCACTAACAAGCAGTATCCGGCAACAATGCATGGAGCTTTTTTGAGTGGGATGAGAGAAGCGGCTAACATACTGAGAGTAGCCAAACGGCGGCCAATTATCCCATCAGAAAAGTCAAGTAATGTTGGTGATGAGATGGACgatttgaataatttatttgaCACCCCTGACCTAAGATGTGGGAGCTTCTCTGTTTTGTTTGATCCCCGGTCAAATGAGTGTGATTCTGCTAACTCGCTGTTGAGGGTGACATTTGGAGTGGGAAATATGGACATGGGATCATGTCTCTCTCTTTGCCTATATGGTTTGATTTCGAGGAATCAGGCGAAGAAGTTGAGTGAGGTAGAAGGGGATGGGAACAGGATGAGAATGATAAATGTGGAATTTGGGGTGAGGTTGGGTGGGAGGAAAGGTCTAAGTGGTGCTGGGGAATCATTAATCAGCTACATtagggcagcaaaatcaaaaccGAACGTAGATGGAGGAGTTAAAGTATGA
- the LOC126603932 gene encoding uncharacterized protein LOC126603932: protein MITRSNLAEQLREYQIRSKHEWASVSFFSSTSFNHTLSRVDVVLFVIWELVILAFLVFSAVSLYFRHMRLAFVLVCIAMLLLLCIKVTKQVRLARKKKRRMLLPLSM from the exons ATGATAACGCGATCGAATCTGGCGGAGCAGTTGCGAGAGTATCAGATTCGATCGAAGCATGAATGGGCTtccgtctccttcttctcctccacCTCCTTCAATCATACTTTATCAAG GGTGGATGTTGTGCTCTTTGTAATATGGGAACTGGTAATCCTAGCATTCCTGGTTTTTTCGGCAGTTTCTTTATATTTTAGGCATATGCGACTTGCTTTCGTCTTAGTATGCATTGCAATGCTCTTGCTTTTGTGCATAAAAGTTACAAAGCAAGTGAGATTGGCTAGGAAAAAGAAACGGAGGATGCTTCTTCCATTATCTATGTAA